The Erigeron canadensis isolate Cc75 chromosome 4, C_canadensis_v1, whole genome shotgun sequence genome window below encodes:
- the LOC122596555 gene encoding probable 3-hydroxyisobutyrate dehydrogenase-like 2, mitochondrial, with the protein MTNTPYPTPVTPSQTRIGWIGTGVMGAAMASHILSAGYTLSIYARTPSKTQFLQSLGAHLVDSPSQLAKTSDIIFTMLGHPSDVQEIVVSNPDSILSSINPGSVIIDHTSSHPNLAKEIYNAARDKNCYAVDAPVSGGDIGARDGKLAILAGGDENVVEWLHPLFSLMGKATYMGSAGCGQSCKIANQITVGGSLLGLSEGLVFAEAAGLDKRKWLEAVKSGAAGSLVMELFGERMIERDFRPGGFAEYMVKDLGMGLDVVEDDGDDSASVLPGAALCKQLFSGMVANGDGKFGTQGLITVVERINGKK; encoded by the coding sequence ATGACCAACACACCATACCCAACACCCGTAACCCCATCACAAACCCGAATCGGATGGATAGGCACAGGCGTAATGGGTGCAGCAATGGCTTCCCATATACTTTCAGCCGGCTACACCCTTTCCATATACGCCAGAACTCCTTCCAAAACACAATTTTTACAATCACTAGGCGCCCACCTCGTTGACTCTCCATCACAACTTGCCAAAACAAGTGACATCATTTTCACAATGTTAGGACACCCATCAGATGTCCAGGAAATCGTCGTTTCTAACCCGGATTCTATTTTATCGTCTATAAACCCAGGGAGTGTCATTATAGATCACACTAGCAGTCACCCAAATCTAGCTAAAGAAATATACAATGCTGCACGTGATAAAAATTGTTATGCAGTTGATGCCCCTGTTTCTGGTGGTGATATTGGTGCTAGAGATGGAAAACTAGCTATATTAGCTGGAGGCGATGAAAACGTCGTAGAATGGCTACACCCTTTGTTTAGTTTAATGGGAAAAGCGACTTATATGGGGTCTGCAGGGTGTGGGCAGAGTTGTAAAATTGCGAATCAGATTACGGTCGGTGGAAGTTTGTTGGGATTAAGTGAAGGATTGGTTTTTGCTGAGGCTGCAGGGCTGGATAAGCGAAAATGGTTGGAAGCGGTTAAAAGTGGAGCTGCGGGTTCTTTGGTTATGGAATTGTTTGGAGAAAGGATGATTGAGAGGGATTTTAGACCTGGTGGGTTTGCCGAGTATATGGTTAAGGATTTGGGAATGGGTTTGGATGTGGTGGAAGACGATGGTGATGATAGTGCATCGGTTTTGCCTGGAGCTGCATTGTGTAAGCAGTTGTTTTCGGGTATGGTTGCGAATGGTGATGGTAAGTTTGGGACTCAAGGGCTTATTACTGTTGTTGAAAGGATTAATGGCAAAAAATAG
- the LOC122597439 gene encoding pentatricopeptide repeat-containing protein At1g10910, chloroplastic — protein METCHFLGHPFQSVIYPKLQFSAKPIKNSQSLPANSVTKTIKTQSQGSVLYNNNKNTFSKSNNRQTAIVDILQSNDLHLALSRSGSVLKVQDLNFVMREFGKRNLLKELSQVFEWMQQNEILNFASYSSYIKLMGKSLNPNKALEIYNGIEDTLTRVNPSVCNSVLGCLTKSGKLEKSLELFRLMKQDGLIPDVVTYSTLLAGCAKVQNGYTKAIELVKELKDKGLQMDSVIYGTIISVCASRNQSKEAESYFNQMKTEGHVPNVFHYSSLLNAYSIDGNYEKAEEIFRDMKAAGLVPNKVVLTTLLKVYVRGGLFEKSRELLTELEVLGYAKEEMPYCLLMDALSKAGKIDEAKLVFSEMKRKSVKTDGYSYSIMISAFCRHGLLDDAKELASEFEATYEKYDVVILNTMLCAYCRTGEMENVMNLMKKMDELAINPDRNTFHILIKYFLKEKLYTLAFKTLQDMHNRGQQPDEELCSNLMFHLGKTGAYSEAYTVYNMMRYSKKPPCKDLHEKVLYILIAGRLYKDAYVVFKDNARLISRPAMKRFSSSFMRFGNINLINDVMKAIHTSGYKIGEGLFSMAVTRYIDQPEKKDLLLQLLEWMTGQGYAVDPSTRNLLLKNSDLFGRQQTAEILSKQQVMSRATKARETSKR, from the exons ATGGAAACTTGCCACTTTCTTGGCCACCCTTTTCAGTCAGTTATATACCCAAAACTTCAATTTTCAGCTAAGCCCATAAAAAATTCCCAATCTTTACCTGCAAATTCTGTTACTAAAACCATTAAAACTCAATCTCAAGGTTcagttttatataataataataaaaataccttttcaaaatccaatAATAGACAGACAGCTATTGTTGATATTCTACAATCCAATGATTTGCATTTGGCTCTTTCAag GTCAGGAAGTGTGTTGAAAGTGCAAGACTTGAATTTTGTTATGCGGGAATTCGGTAAGAGAAATCTGTTGAAGGAGCTTTCTCAG GTTTTTGAGTGGATGCAGCAAAACGAGATACTTAACTTTGCTTCTTATAGTAGTTACATCAAGCTTATGGGAAAGAGCCTCAATCCTAACAAGGCACTGGAAATATACAATGGCATAGAAGATACGTTAACCAGGGTTAACCCATCTGTTTGTAATTCCGTTCTTGGCTGCTTAACTAAAAGTGGCAAACTTGAGAAAAGTCTTGAACTTTTTCGTCTCATGAAACAAGATGGTCTAATACCAGATGTGGTTACTTATAGCACG TTACTTGCAGGTTGTGCCAAAGTCCAAAATGGTTATACAAAAGCAATAGAGTTGGTCAAGGAGCTCAAAGACAAGGGGTTGCAGATGGATAGTGTTATTTATGGAAcaattatatctgtttgtgctTCACGTAATCAATCCAAAGAAGCAGAGAGTTATTTTAACCAAATGAAGACTGAGGGCCATGTTCCGAATGTCTTTCACTACAGTTCTCTGCTTAATGCTTATTCAATAGATGGAAACTACGAGAAGGCTGAGGAGATATTTAGAGACATGAAAGCAGCAGGGTTAGTTCCAAACAAG GTAGTTTTGACAACTTTATTGAAGGTTTATGTTCGAGGAGGTTTGTTTGAAAAATCAAGAGAGTTATTAACTGAACTAGAAGTCCTTGGCTATGCCAAAGAAGAG ATGCCCTATTGTTTGCTAATGGATGCTCTATCAAAAGCCGGGAAAATAGATGAAGCGAAATTGGTGTTTAGTGAAATGAAGAGAAAAAGTGTGAAAACAG ATGGCTATTCCTACAGCATTATGATTTCAGCCTTCTGTAGACATGGGCTCCTTGATGATGCAAAGGAATTAGCATCAGAATTTGAAGCCACATATGAAAAGTATGATGTAGTTATATTGAACACAATGCTATGTGCCTACTGCAGAACCGGAGAAATGGAGAATGTGATGAATTTAATGAAGAAAATGGATGAATTGGCAATCAATCCTGACCGAAATACTTTTCATATACTGATAAAGTATTTTCTTAAGGAGAAGTTATATACGCTTGCCTTTAAGACTTTGCAAGATATGCACAACAGAGGCCAACAGCCAGATGAA GAACTTTGTTCTAACTTAATGTTTCATCTTGGTAAAACCGGTGCCTATTCAGAAGCATATACTGTGTATAATATGATGAGATATAGCAAGAAACCACCGTGCAAGGATCTTCATGagaaagttttatatattctCATAGCTGGGCGGCTTTATAAAGATGCATATGTTGTGTTCAAG GACAATGCGAGGTTGATCTCTCGGCCTGCTATGAAGAGGTTTTCTAGTTCATTTATGAGATTTGGTAATATAAATTTGATAAATGATGTCATGAAGGCTATTCACACCTCGGGATACAAAATTGGTGAG GGCTTGTTTTCTATGGCGGTAACCCGATACATAGATCAACCAGAAAAGAAAGATTTGTTACTTCAATTGCTGGAATGGATGACTGGTCAAGGCTATGCTGTTGATCCATCAACAAGAAATTTACTACTCAAGAACTCAGATTTGTTTGGACGCCAGCAGACAGCTGAGATTTTGTCTAAACAACAGGTGATGTCAAGAGCAACAAAAGCACGTGAGACAAGCAAAAGATGA
- the LOC122597995 gene encoding cocosin 1-like, whose product MAMKIEAMKADMKVFDGEGGGYYAWSPSELPFLSKFQLGGGKLVLHPLGFAFPHFSDSSKLGYILEGNCTIGLVAPGSSEETVVVIKKGDVLPLQRGTVSWWFNNGDTDTTVLFLGETTRAQVPGEVSYFFMTGMQGILRGFQSDSVKKIFDLDHKEVEDILTSQQGVVIVKLRKGIQFPNPSPPTGKVYAPIGTPEADVVVKGGGIINSLTEMDFPVLVGMGISARFLRLEGKAMLSPSYVVDGSVQAIYVAKGGGQIRVVANEGKPSFDGDVVEGELLIVPQFFVVSMTADEGGMEIFSAITSSKPIFEQLAGNLSVWKALSPAVLQSALNISPELEELFKSKNARSLTIIPPRC is encoded by the exons atggCAATGAAGATTGAGGCAATGAAGGCTGATATGAAGGTGTTTGATGGTGAAGGGGGAGGGTACTATGCATGGTCACCTTCTGAATTGCCATTTTTGTCAAAATTTCAGCTTGGTGGTGGCAAACTTGTCCTTCACCCACTTGGATTTGCGTTTCCTCACTTTTCTGATTCCTCCAAACTTGGTTACATTCTTGAAG GTAATTGCACGATTGGATTGGTCGCACCAGGTAGTTCGGAAGAAACTGTGGTGGTGATCAAGAAAGGAGATGTACTTCCACTGCAAAGAGGGACGGTGTCATGGTGGTTCAACAATGGTGACACCGATACAACCGTACTATTCCTTGGTGAAACAACCAGAGCACAAGTCCCCGGTGAAGTCTCCTACTTTTTCATGACTGGAATGCAAGGCATTCTTCGCGGATTCCAATCTGACTCTGTTAAGAAAATCTTTGATCTAGACCATAAGGAAGTTGAAGATATTTTAACTAGTCAACAAGGTGTAGTGATTGTTAAACTCAGGAAAGGAATTCAGTTTCCAAACCCAAGTCCACCCACTGGAAAAGTGTATGCTCCCATTGGCACTCCAGAAGCTGATGTGGTTGTCAAGGGTGGCGGCATCATCAATTCCTTGACGGAAATGGACTTTCCGGTGCTTGTTGGAATGGGTATAAGTGCAAGATTTTTGAGGCTGGAAGGTAAGGCTATGTTGTCACCAAGCTATGTGGTGGACGGGTCGGTTCAGGCTATATATGTTGCAAAAGGTGGTGGTCAGATCCGAGTTGTGGCAAACGAAGGAAAGCCTAGTTTTGATGGTGATGTGGTAGAAGGTGAATTGTTGATTGTTCCTCAATTCTTTGTTGTTTCTATGACTGCAGATGAGGGTGGAATGGAGATTTTTTCTGCCATAACTTCTTCAAA GCCTATTTTCGAGCAACTGGCTGGAAACTTGTCGGTTTGGAAGGCATTGTCACCCGCTGTTCTACAATCTGCTTTAAACATTAGTCCTGAGTTAGAAGAGCTTTTTAAGTCGAAGAACGCCAGGAGTTTGACCATTATTCCTCCAAGATGCTAA